From a single Candidatus Hydrogenedentota bacterium genomic region:
- a CDS encoding CinA family protein has product MDDQAPSLEEQTAHRLLARGATLATAESCSGGLIAHVLTNVPGSSAFFLGGVVAYANTAKTALLGVARATIEAHGAVSEPVAREMAEGARNRFGADYAVACTGIAGPSGGTPDKPVGLVYVAVAGPDGTEIRRHVFTGARKEIKRATAETALRMILERVQ; this is encoded by the coding sequence ATGGACGATCAAGCCCCGAGTCTCGAAGAGCAGACAGCCCACCGGCTTCTGGCCCGCGGCGCGACGCTGGCCACGGCGGAATCGTGTTCGGGCGGCCTGATTGCGCATGTGTTGACCAATGTACCGGGGTCGTCGGCCTTTTTTTTGGGTGGCGTGGTCGCCTATGCAAATACGGCGAAGACCGCGCTTCTAGGCGTCGCGCGGGCCACGATCGAGGCACACGGCGCGGTGAGCGAGCCGGTGGCGCGGGAGATGGCGGAAGGCGCCCGGAATCGTTTCGGCGCGGACTACGCCGTGGCCTGCACGGGCATCGCCGGTCCATCGGGCGGAACGCCCGACAAACCGGTCGGCCTCGTCTATGTGGCGGTGGCAGGACCGGACGGCACGGAAATCCGGCGGCATGTGTTCACGGGGGCGCGCAAGGAAATCAAGCGCGCCACCGCGGAAACCGCCTTGCGGATGATACTGGAACGGGTACAATGA
- a CDS encoding sigma-54 dependent transcriptional regulator, whose product MTRRMLVVDDKESVRSMLSSAFQARGFIVEEASNGLDAIEAIRQNPFEVVITDLSMPGENGIAVLRAAREASPDTVVVMITAFGTIDIAVEAMRLGAADFITKPFKISEIERKVDQYLATRREEPAQSAKTWMHPSVQHMVGTSAHTKQLLKMIQRIGPSRSAVLIVGPTGTGKELVARAIHDSSPRHDKPFVALNCAALAPGILESELFGHEKGAFTGAHERRIGRFERAHTGTLFLDEVGEIDPQIQTKLLRVLQENEFERVGGMQPISVDVRIIAATNRDLSQAIQEGRFREDFYYRLNVFSLHIEPLRNRRDDIPALVDHFLRKFSVELGKNLTGVDDDVMAFFLRYPWPGNIRELENLLERAAVLAEESIITIDELPQELLGVADSAPAIPAPPAPERASIIERTEELECELIRGALERFHWNKTKAADHLGLKRTTLQYKIKRYGLE is encoded by the coding sequence ATGACCCGGCGGATGTTGGTGGTTGACGACAAGGAAAGCGTGCGGAGCATGCTGTCGTCGGCTTTTCAGGCGCGCGGTTTTATCGTCGAGGAGGCCTCGAACGGACTCGATGCTATTGAGGCGATCCGGCAGAATCCATTCGAGGTGGTGATTACCGATCTCAGCATGCCCGGCGAGAACGGCATTGCCGTGCTGCGCGCGGCGCGGGAAGCCTCGCCGGATACCGTTGTCGTCATGATCACGGCATTCGGCACGATTGACATTGCCGTGGAGGCGATGCGGCTCGGCGCCGCCGATTTCATCACGAAGCCGTTCAAGATCTCCGAAATCGAACGAAAAGTGGATCAGTACCTCGCGACGCGCCGGGAGGAGCCCGCGCAGTCCGCCAAGACGTGGATGCACCCCAGCGTCCAGCACATGGTGGGCACGAGCGCGCACACGAAACAGTTGCTCAAGATGATCCAGCGCATCGGGCCGAGCCGAAGCGCCGTGCTCATCGTCGGACCCACCGGCACCGGCAAGGAACTGGTCGCCCGCGCCATCCACGATTCGAGTCCCCGGCACGACAAGCCCTTCGTTGCGCTGAACTGCGCCGCGCTCGCCCCCGGCATCCTCGAAAGCGAACTGTTCGGACACGAAAAGGGCGCATTCACCGGCGCGCACGAACGACGCATCGGACGCTTCGAGCGCGCGCACACCGGCACGTTGTTCCTCGACGAAGTGGGGGAGATTGACCCGCAAATCCAAACGAAACTGCTCCGCGTGCTCCAAGAAAACGAATTCGAGCGCGTCGGCGGCATGCAGCCCATTTCCGTGGACGTCCGCATCATCGCCGCGACCAACCGCGACCTGTCGCAGGCCATTCAAGAAGGCCGTTTCCGCGAGGATTTCTATTACCGGCTTAACGTGTTTTCGCTGCACATCGAACCGTTGCGCAACCGGCGCGACGACATCCCCGCCCTCGTGGACCATTTCCTGCGCAAGTTCAGCGTGGAACTCGGCAAAAATCTGACGGGCGTGGACGACGACGTGATGGCGTTTTTCCTGCGGTATCCCTGGCCCGGCAACATCCGGGAACTCGAAAACCTCCTCGAACGCGCGGCCGTCCTTGCCGAGGAATCCATCATCACGATCGATGAACTTCCCCAGGAACTCCTCGGCGTGGCCGATTCAGCGCCCGCCATACCCGCGCCTCCCGCGCCGGAACGCGCCTCGATCATCGAACGCACCGAGGAACTCGAATGCGAACTCATCCGCGGCGCACTCGAACGGTTCCACTGGAACAAAACCAAGGCCGCCGATCACCTCGGACTCAAACGCACCACGCTCCAATACAAGATCAAGCGCTACGGGCTGGAATAG